In Quercus robur chromosome 10, dhQueRobu3.1, whole genome shotgun sequence, a genomic segment contains:
- the LOC126701489 gene encoding uncharacterized GPI-anchored protein At1g61900 isoform X2, with translation MDCFQTVSRLKGSLCHQLLLFIIWLSSFQELVAVNTLLEPINVSSMSELASSPSSGLFDPIEISPSVIPHYPNPVEPLPPMYPVFPNRYEPNITGKCPVNFSLMSSLMDKTASDCADPLAALLRNVICCPQLSSFLHLFQGFYSNNSDKLVVQDAVANYCFTDIISILASRGADSNVPTICSVKSSNLTGGSCPVKDVVTFEKTVNTSKLLEACSTVDPLKECCRPVCQPAIMEATLKISGRQLMMDENKNMVGEFNHSDPLADCKGVVYSYLSRKLPLDDVNNALRIFSTCKVNKVCPLSFTQPSEVIEACRNVAAPSPSCCSSLNTYIAGIQKQMLITNRQAIICATVFGSMLRKGGIMTNIYELCDVDLKDFSMQVFGQGCLLRSLPDDVLFDNTTGVGLECDLTDNIAAPWPSSSSMSSMSFCAPEMSLPALPTSQTLKNPGCRSGELEMLVPIFSFFVFTTLLF, from the exons ATGGACTGTTTCCAGACTGTTAGTCGTCTAAAGG GTTCTCTGTGCCATCAGTTATTATTATTCATCATTTGGTTATCCAGTTTTCAAGAATTGGTGGCAGTGAACACACTGCTTGAGCCTATCAACGTTTCTTCCATGTCTGAGCTAGCTAGTTCACCTAGTAGTGGACTGTTTGATCCCATAGAAATATCACCTTCTGTGATTCCCCACTACCCAAATCCTGTTGAACCTTTGCCACCAATGTACCCTGTCTTTCCAAACAGATATGAGCCAAATATAACAGGAAAATGTCCTGTAAATTTCTCTCTTATGTCAAGTCTCATGGACAAAACAGCATCTGATTGTGCTGATCCTTTGGCGGCACTTTTACGAAATGTGATATGTTGTCCACAGTTAAGTAGTTTTCTCCACCTCTTCCAGGGTTTCTACAGCAATAACTCTGATAAGTTGGTTGTCCAAGATGCTGTTGCTAATTATTGTTTTACAGATATCATTAGTATCTTAGCTAGTAGAGGGGCAGATAGTAACGTACCTACAATTTGCTCCGTTAAATCATCGAATCTTACAGGTGGGTCTTGTCCGGTGAAGGATGTTGTTACCTttgagaaaacagtgaatacAAGCAAATTACTGGAGGCCTGCAGCACTGTTGATCCTCTTAAAGAGTGTTGTAGACCTGTTTGCCAGCCTGCAATTATGGAGGCTACTCTTAAGATTTCAGGAAGACAATTGATGATGGATGAGAATAAAAATATGGTAGGGGAGTTTAATCATAGTGATCCTCTTGCTGATTGTAAAGGAGTGGTTTATTCCTATCTTTCAAGGAAACTTCCGTTGGATGACGTAAATAATGCACTTCGAATATTCTCTACCTGCAAAGTTAACAAAG TTTGTCCTTTAAGTTTTACGCAGCCTTCGGAAGTAATTGAAGCATGTCGTAATGTAGCTGCTCCCAGTCCTTCCTGCTGTAGCTCGTTAAATACTTATATTGCTGGGATACAAAAGCAAATGTTGATTACAAATAGACAAGCTATAATCTGTGCAACAGTGTTTGGGTCCATGTTACGGAAAGGTGGGATTATGACAAATATTTATGAGCTTTGCGATGTTGACTTGAAAGATTTTAGTATGCAAG TATTTGGACAAG GTTGTCTACTTCGAAGCTTGCCTGATGATGTGTTATTTGACAACACAACAGGCGTCGGCCTTGAATGTGACTTGACTGACAACATTGCAGCACCATGGCCTTCGTCATCCTCAATGTCGTCCATGTCTTTTTGTGCACCTG AGATGTCATTGCCTGCACTACCAACATCACAGACTTTAAAAAATCCTG GCTGTCGAAGTGGTGAGTTAGAAATGCTGGTacccattttttcattttttgttttcactaCATTGTTGTTCTGA
- the LOC126702748 gene encoding uncharacterized protein LOC126702748, whose translation MATTGFFQTNIDSVYSQIKHEEKQIRLNRRWLVGLPTSKSNPKKFGGPNVLKNRSLPESLLREDDIFYENVKTRVEEAFGACKVGVHNATKVDLEMFDTRNLTRIIFSCLDELNNRGLHLLTLILTGGSVKFEKTRWKMKKVIGDHIPKVLKSQNYNHNQMEIYRQLSQILNDPQNFRKKCVTFLTPRSQFHHTAVTNVLHGLENLPIEILIAMNRKLKGSKVSMPQLSTRKSGWNRNDLIIRVRNTSEKMLSELGVGDELQEPLAKAMAIPGLLLKITPGFQNSSITDFYPVSSEIRTLQNEISKAIWLLKTRVRFSELKNLQLLLDPSAKVSNRSLRTAIRKMLTVYLVECSDMDTIPKSLLETLAVINRYSRSTLLGCFRKEEIGEEIELETECILSVSAQTKQIVLDLLPDHEFDEDFTDAYMEELEESEDDDNDDNSRSSQSSRSHCMDSDYHVESTADSMPFDYKSPTSATKENGSFHFLTPGNCLNGASVERPAPKEFTRVDSVDPLGIISSPFRESRSLSSTINFNMNQHNFESMSESNMHRTKGIDFCSPFSPKERSGENSIERHDTEFDSGVDTANPPPSVSNLSCVNPKATNGKQSTCKNQYLAIQEVCDETSMVAYNLIGHLLEEFAQVEGLDLDWRDTLYLRGDNSIEEDSKEEEKEKPASKADNGSSVIVRVVEELIPSFPKRSWWYLFEHPRRVVLKCILHMFTSLPCSQTWRPPVLSLVGCELYHVIANPV comes from the exons ATGGCCACTACGGGCTTCTTCCAAACGAATATCGACTCGGTTTATTCACAGATCAAGCACGAAGAGAAGCAGATCAGACTCAATAGAAG ATGGTTGGTGGGGCTTCCTACATCCAAATCTAACCCAAAGAAATTTGGAGGACCCAATGTCTTGAAAAATAG GTCTTTACCCGAGTCTTTGCTTAGGGAAGATGAT ATATTCTATGAGAATGTAAAAACACGTGTTGAAGAAGCCTTTGGAGCATGTAAAGTCGGAGTGCATAATGCTACTAAAGTTGATTTGGAAATGTTTGACACACGCAATTTAACAAGAATAATTTTCTCATGCCTTGATGAATTGAATAATAGAGGTCTTCACCTTCTTACTCTGATACTTACAGGAGGCTCAGTAAAGTTTGAGAAAACTCGTTGGAAGATGAAGAAGGTAATTGGAGATCATATTCCAAAAGTTCTTAAAAGCCAAAATTATAATCATAATCAAATGGAAATTTATAGGCAGTTATCCCAAATTCTTAATGATCCGCAAAATTTCCGAAAGAAATGTGTGACGTTTTTGACTCCCAGATCCCAGTTTCATCATACTGCTGTAACTAATGTCCTGCATGGATTAGAGAACTTGCCTATTGAGATCCTGATTGCAATGAACAGGAAGCTTAAAGGTTCCAAAGTAAGCATGCCTCAGTTGTCCACTCGCAAAAGTGGATGGAATCGAAATGATTTAATTATACGAGTGAGGAATACTAGTGAAAAAATGCTTTCAGAACTTGGTGTAGGGGATGAGCTACAAGAGCCATTAGCCAAAGCAATGGCAATACCAGGCTTATTGCTGAAGATAACACCAGGTTTTCAAAATTCCTCCATAACAGATTTCTATCCAGTCTCTTCAGAAATAAGAACCTTGCAGAATGAGATATCGAAGGCTATTTGGTTACTAAAGACAAGGGTTAGGTTTTCAGAGTTGAAGAACTTGCAGCTTCTGCTAGACCCAAGTGCAAAAGTATCAAATCGGAGTTTACGCACAGCaataaggaaaatgttaacTGTATATCTTGTTGAGTGCAGTGATATGGATACCATTCCAAAGTCGCTATTGGAAACTCTTGCTGTTATTAATAGGTATTCTCGAAGTACACTGCTTGGATGCTTCAGAAAGGAGGAAATTGGGGAGGAAATTGAATTAGAAACAGAATGCATATTGAGTGTCAGTGCCCAGACAAAGCAGATTGTGTTAGATTTGCTGCCTGACCATGAGTTTGATGAAGATTTTACTGATGCGTATATGGAGGAGCTAGAAGAAAGTGAAgatgatgacaatgatgatAATAGTAGGAGCTCTCAGAGTAGTAGGTCTCACTGTATGGATTCAGATTACCATGTTGAAAGTACCGCAGATTCGATGCCCTTTGATTACAAGTCACCTACATCTGCAACTAAGGAGAATGGATCTTTCCATTTCCTTACACCTGGAAACTGTTTAAATGGTGCTTCTGTTGAGAGACCTGCACCTAAGGAATTTACCAGAGTGGATTCTGTTGATCCTCTTGGTATCATTTCCTCTCCATTCAGGGAATCAAGATCACTTAGCAGCACAATTAACTTTAATATGAACCAACACAACTTTGAAAGCATGAGTGAATCCAACATGCATAGAACAAAAGGAATTGATTTTTGCTCACCTTTTTCACCAAAGGAAAGGTCAGGTGAAAATTCTATTGAGAGACATGATACTGAATTTGACTCTGGAGTAGATACAGCAAACCCACCTCCTTCTGTTTCTAATTTGTCATGTGTGAATCCAAAAGCTACAAATGGCAAGCAAAGTACATGTAAGAACCAGTACCTTGCCATCCAAGAAGTTTGTGATGAAACAAGCATGGTTGCCTATAATCTCATTGGTCACTTGCTGGAGGAGTTTGCACAAGTAGAAGGCTTGGATTTGGACTGGAGAGATACTTTGTATCTCAGAGGTGATAATTCAATTGAAGAAGATTCCAAAG aggaagaaaaagagaagccTGCATCTAAGGCTGATAATGGAAGTTCAGTTATTGTTCGGGTAGTTGAAGAGCTAATTCCTTCCTTTCCTAAGAG GAGTTGGTGGTACCTTTTTGAACACCCCCGAAGAGTTGTTCTGAAGTGCATTTTGCATATGTTTACAAGCTTGCCCTGCTCCCAAACATGGAG GCCACCCGTCTTGAGTCTTGTGGGTTGTGAGCTTTATCATGTGATTGCGAATCCTGTATAG
- the LOC126701489 gene encoding uncharacterized GPI-anchored protein At1g61900 isoform X1 translates to MDCFQTVSRLKGSLCHQLLLFIIWLSSFQELVAVNTLLEPINVSSMSELASSPSSGLFDPIEISPSVIPHYPNPVEPLPPMYPVFPNRYEPNITGKCPVNFSLMSSLMDKTASDCADPLAALLRNVICCPQLSSFLHLFQGFYSNNSDKLVVQDAVANYCFTDIISILASRGADSNVPTICSVKSSNLTGGSCPVKDVVTFEKTVNTSKLLEACSTVDPLKECCRPVCQPAIMEATLKISGRQLMMDENKNMVGEFNHSDPLADCKGVVYSYLSRKLPLDDVNNALRIFSTCKVNKVCPLSFTQPSEVIEACRNVAAPSPSCCSSLNTYIAGIQKQMLITNRQAIICATVFGSMLRKGGIMTNIYELCDVDLKDFSMQVFGQAGCLLRSLPDDVLFDNTTGVGLECDLTDNIAAPWPSSSSMSSMSFCAPEMSLPALPTSQTLKNPGCRSGELEMLVPIFSFFVFTTLLF, encoded by the exons ATGGACTGTTTCCAGACTGTTAGTCGTCTAAAGG GTTCTCTGTGCCATCAGTTATTATTATTCATCATTTGGTTATCCAGTTTTCAAGAATTGGTGGCAGTGAACACACTGCTTGAGCCTATCAACGTTTCTTCCATGTCTGAGCTAGCTAGTTCACCTAGTAGTGGACTGTTTGATCCCATAGAAATATCACCTTCTGTGATTCCCCACTACCCAAATCCTGTTGAACCTTTGCCACCAATGTACCCTGTCTTTCCAAACAGATATGAGCCAAATATAACAGGAAAATGTCCTGTAAATTTCTCTCTTATGTCAAGTCTCATGGACAAAACAGCATCTGATTGTGCTGATCCTTTGGCGGCACTTTTACGAAATGTGATATGTTGTCCACAGTTAAGTAGTTTTCTCCACCTCTTCCAGGGTTTCTACAGCAATAACTCTGATAAGTTGGTTGTCCAAGATGCTGTTGCTAATTATTGTTTTACAGATATCATTAGTATCTTAGCTAGTAGAGGGGCAGATAGTAACGTACCTACAATTTGCTCCGTTAAATCATCGAATCTTACAGGTGGGTCTTGTCCGGTGAAGGATGTTGTTACCTttgagaaaacagtgaatacAAGCAAATTACTGGAGGCCTGCAGCACTGTTGATCCTCTTAAAGAGTGTTGTAGACCTGTTTGCCAGCCTGCAATTATGGAGGCTACTCTTAAGATTTCAGGAAGACAATTGATGATGGATGAGAATAAAAATATGGTAGGGGAGTTTAATCATAGTGATCCTCTTGCTGATTGTAAAGGAGTGGTTTATTCCTATCTTTCAAGGAAACTTCCGTTGGATGACGTAAATAATGCACTTCGAATATTCTCTACCTGCAAAGTTAACAAAG TTTGTCCTTTAAGTTTTACGCAGCCTTCGGAAGTAATTGAAGCATGTCGTAATGTAGCTGCTCCCAGTCCTTCCTGCTGTAGCTCGTTAAATACTTATATTGCTGGGATACAAAAGCAAATGTTGATTACAAATAGACAAGCTATAATCTGTGCAACAGTGTTTGGGTCCATGTTACGGAAAGGTGGGATTATGACAAATATTTATGAGCTTTGCGATGTTGACTTGAAAGATTTTAGTATGCAAG TATTTGGACAAG CAGGTTGTCTACTTCGAAGCTTGCCTGATGATGTGTTATTTGACAACACAACAGGCGTCGGCCTTGAATGTGACTTGACTGACAACATTGCAGCACCATGGCCTTCGTCATCCTCAATGTCGTCCATGTCTTTTTGTGCACCTG AGATGTCATTGCCTGCACTACCAACATCACAGACTTTAAAAAATCCTG GCTGTCGAAGTGGTGAGTTAGAAATGCTGGTacccattttttcattttttgttttcactaCATTGTTGTTCTGA